The Nocardioides panzhihuensis genome has a segment encoding these proteins:
- a CDS encoding alcohol dehydrogenase catalytic domain-containing protein: MKAVTWQGRRDIRVEEVPDPHIVEDDDIIVEVTSSGLCGSDLHLYEVLTGFMTPGDIVGHEPMGVVAEAGPGVHGLSVGDRVVVPFNVSCGTCWMCRRDLHSQCETTQNRDQGTGASLFGYSSLYGQVPGGQAQYLRVPFGNQLPIKVPHGPSDDRFLFLSDVLPTAWQSLRYADPGPESTVLVLGAGPIGDMVARFAIAEGHRVISVDREPERLARVRQCGAETIELGSGDVGEQVRELTDGRGADAVVDAVGMEAHGSPIAEMATTILSRMPGAVSRPVMKNAGVDRLAALQTAFEAVRRGGTVSIAGVYGGAMDPFPMMQLFDKQVGIRMGQANVRAWTDDLMPFLEGDDDPLGVDSFATHHLPLTEAPWAYKAFQTKSDGMVKVVFKP, translated from the coding sequence ATGAAGGCGGTCACCTGGCAAGGGCGGCGCGACATCCGGGTGGAGGAGGTCCCGGACCCGCACATCGTCGAGGACGACGACATCATCGTCGAGGTCACCTCGTCGGGGCTGTGCGGTTCCGACCTGCACCTCTACGAAGTGCTCACCGGTTTCATGACACCGGGCGACATCGTCGGACACGAACCGATGGGGGTCGTGGCCGAGGCCGGACCCGGGGTTCACGGGTTGAGCGTGGGCGACCGGGTGGTCGTGCCGTTCAACGTCAGCTGCGGAACCTGCTGGATGTGCCGACGCGACCTGCACTCGCAGTGCGAGACCACGCAGAACCGCGACCAGGGCACCGGCGCCAGCCTCTTCGGCTACAGCTCGCTCTACGGCCAGGTCCCCGGCGGGCAGGCTCAGTACCTCCGCGTCCCCTTCGGCAACCAGCTGCCGATCAAGGTGCCGCACGGCCCGTCCGATGACCGGTTCCTGTTCCTCTCCGACGTCCTGCCGACCGCCTGGCAGTCCCTCCGGTACGCCGACCCGGGCCCGGAGAGCACCGTGCTGGTGCTCGGAGCCGGTCCGATCGGAGACATGGTGGCCCGCTTCGCGATCGCCGAGGGTCACCGTGTCATCAGCGTGGATCGCGAGCCCGAGCGCCTCGCGCGGGTGCGGCAGTGCGGGGCAGAGACGATCGAGCTCGGGTCCGGCGACGTCGGCGAGCAGGTGCGCGAGCTGACCGACGGACGCGGAGCCGACGCCGTGGTCGACGCCGTGGGGATGGAGGCCCACGGGTCGCCGATCGCGGAGATGGCCACGACCATCCTGTCGCGGATGCCTGGCGCCGTCAGCCGCCCGGTGATGAAGAACGCCGGCGTCGACCGGCTGGCCGCGCTGCAGACCGCCTTCGAGGCCGTACGCCGCGGCGGCACCGTCTCGATCGCCGGCGTCTACGGCGGCGCGATGGACCCGTTCCCGATGATGCAGCTCTTCGACAAGCAGGTCGGCATCCGCATGGGCCAGGCCAACGTACGCGCCTGGACGGACGACCTGATGCCGTTCCTCGAGGGCGACGACGACCCGCTGGGCGTGGACTCCTTCGCCACCCACCACCTCCCCCTCACCGAGGCACCGTGGGCGTACAAGGCCTTCCAGACCAAGTCCGACGGGATGGTGAAGGTCGTCTTCAAGCCCTGA
- a CDS encoding TIGR03557 family F420-dependent LLM class oxidoreductase, producing MVAFGYTLMTEQAGPRDLVRHAVAAEEAGFDFLVMSDHYSPWLVEQGHAPYAWTVLGAVAQATQRIPLMTYVTCPTMRYHPAVVAQKAATMQVLSEGRFTLGLGSGENLNEHVVGAGWPAVHTRHEMLAEAMEIISALFDGDLVDYRGEHFQVDAARLWDLPSTRVPVGLAVGGPEVSQRCAALADHLIAVQPDADLVAGWNNVAEAPRVGAGGNRAIGQIPISWDPDDAEAATQRAHQQFRWFGGGWAVNSELPTTASFAAASQFVRHEDVASSIPCGPDIGAITDGIRPFWEAGFTDVALVQVDGSTNDQFLAEAGPLLDALRSASD from the coding sequence ATGGTTGCTTTCGGATACACACTGATGACCGAACAGGCGGGCCCGAGAGACCTGGTGCGCCACGCCGTCGCTGCCGAGGAGGCGGGCTTCGACTTCCTCGTGATGAGCGACCACTACTCGCCATGGCTGGTCGAGCAGGGGCACGCGCCGTACGCATGGACTGTGCTGGGCGCAGTCGCGCAGGCCACGCAGCGAATCCCGCTGATGACCTACGTGACCTGCCCGACGATGCGCTACCACCCCGCCGTGGTCGCCCAGAAGGCCGCCACCATGCAGGTGCTCTCCGAGGGCCGGTTCACCCTTGGACTCGGCAGCGGAGAGAATCTCAACGAGCACGTCGTGGGCGCCGGCTGGCCGGCCGTGCACACCAGGCACGAGATGCTCGCCGAGGCGATGGAGATCATCTCCGCGCTCTTCGACGGCGATCTCGTCGACTACCGGGGTGAGCACTTCCAGGTCGATGCTGCCCGGCTCTGGGACCTTCCCAGCACCCGGGTTCCTGTCGGGTTGGCGGTCGGCGGGCCCGAGGTCTCCCAGCGTTGCGCTGCCTTGGCCGACCACCTGATCGCCGTGCAGCCCGATGCGGATCTGGTGGCGGGGTGGAACAACGTGGCGGAGGCGCCGAGAGTCGGAGCCGGCGGCAACCGAGCCATCGGCCAGATCCCGATCAGCTGGGACCCTGACGACGCGGAAGCAGCGACACAGAGGGCTCACCAGCAGTTTCGCTGGTTCGGCGGTGGCTGGGCGGTCAACAGCGAGCTTCCGACCACGGCGAGCTTCGCCGCGGCCTCGCAGTTCGTGCGCCACGAGGACGTCGCCTCGTCGATCCCGTGCGGTCCCGACATCGGCGCGATCACGGACGGGATCCGGCCCTTCTGGGAGGCCGGATTCACCGATGTGGCTCTCGTTCAGGTGGATGGGTCGACCAACGACCAGTTCTTGGCCGAGGCCGGGCCTCTCCTCGACGCGCTGCGCTCGGCGTCGGACTGA
- a CDS encoding NmrA family NAD(P)-binding protein: MTVRPTIAVTGATGFVGGLVARALGGSDAALRLLVRDPARAPEVPGADTFAVSYDDREAAVAALDGVQTVLMVSAAESADRLEQHLTFVDAAAAAGVEHIVYTSFFGAAPDAVFTLARDHFATEERIKASGMGYTLLRDNFYLDFLPALVGEDGVIRGPAAAGRFAAVARADVARSAVATLTAPQHHRGLTYDLTGPEALTMSEAADILTEHLGREVRYHDETIDEAYASRRRWEAPDWQYDAWVSTYTAIAAGELDGVSSAVATLTGREPLRLRDHLAAGE; the protein is encoded by the coding sequence GTGACGGTCCGGCCCACCATCGCCGTCACCGGCGCGACCGGTTTCGTCGGTGGCCTCGTCGCTCGCGCGCTCGGAGGCTCCGACGCTGCTCTCCGACTGCTCGTGCGTGACCCCGCCAGAGCCCCCGAGGTCCCCGGTGCCGACACGTTCGCAGTCAGCTACGACGACAGAGAGGCGGCGGTGGCCGCTCTCGACGGCGTCCAGACCGTGCTCATGGTCTCGGCCGCCGAGTCGGCGGACCGCCTGGAGCAGCACCTCACCTTCGTCGACGCCGCCGCGGCGGCCGGGGTCGAGCACATCGTCTACACGTCCTTCTTCGGCGCCGCGCCGGATGCCGTCTTCACACTCGCGCGCGACCACTTCGCGACCGAGGAGCGGATCAAGGCGAGCGGGATGGGCTACACGCTGCTCCGTGACAACTTCTACCTCGACTTCCTTCCCGCCCTGGTCGGTGAGGATGGTGTCATCCGGGGTCCGGCAGCCGCCGGGCGCTTCGCGGCGGTCGCACGTGCCGACGTCGCGCGCTCCGCCGTGGCGACGCTCACCGCGCCACAGCATCACCGAGGGCTCACCTACGACCTCACCGGACCCGAGGCGCTCACGATGAGCGAGGCTGCCGACATCCTCACCGAACATCTCGGGCGCGAGGTGCGCTATCACGACGAGACGATCGATGAGGCCTACGCGTCGCGTCGTCGGTGGGAGGCGCCCGACTGGCAGTACGACGCCTGGGTCTCCACCTACACCGCGATCGCGGCAGGGGAGCTCGACGGGGTCAGCAGCGCCGTAGCCACCCTCACCGGGCGGGAGCCTCTGCGGCTTCGCGACCACCTCGCCGCCGGCGAGTAG
- a CDS encoding peroxiredoxin, which produces MPLETGAVAPDFTLPAQDGTSVALSSFLEKGPVVLFFYPAAETAVCTKEACHFRDLAGEFEAIGAQRLGISKDSVEKQAGFAANHDLDYPVLSDPSGSVARLYGVKPSILGKLGPLQRTTFAIGADGRIKAVVEGMLKAEIHADEALAALREEAR; this is translated from the coding sequence ATGCCGCTCGAGACCGGTGCCGTTGCGCCCGACTTCACGCTCCCCGCCCAGGACGGTACGTCCGTCGCCCTCTCGTCGTTCCTCGAGAAGGGGCCCGTGGTGCTCTTCTTCTACCCGGCCGCCGAGACCGCGGTGTGTACGAAGGAGGCCTGCCACTTCCGGGACCTCGCCGGCGAGTTCGAGGCGATCGGCGCCCAGCGGCTCGGGATCAGCAAGGACAGCGTGGAGAAGCAGGCCGGATTCGCCGCCAACCACGACCTCGACTATCCCGTCCTCTCCGACCCCTCCGGGTCGGTCGCCAGGCTCTACGGCGTGAAGCCGAGCATCCTCGGCAAGCTCGGGCCGCTGCAGCGTACGACCTTCGCGATCGGCGCCGACGGCCGGATCAAGGCCGTCGTCGAGGGGATGCTCAAGGCCGAGATCCACGCCGACGAGGCCCTCGCCGCGCTCAGGGAAGAGGCGCGGTGA
- a CDS encoding MFS transporter: MQARPTLPLGVRLGYGSGSVATGTFGTIPGLMLLPYLTDTLGIAALAAGFIVFAPKAWDVVLNPIAGRISDRTVDPRGPRRPWLRRAGVALAVAFALLFAAPSMATGLEALWVLVLFLACATAYAFFQVPYVAMPAELTDSYDERTRLMTWRVAILALTILLAGASAPMIRDAVGGREGYRLMGVAMAVLILIGVFSAYVGTRRAPVRTVEPGAGSLRDQLKIVAAAPDFRRLLITFVIQAVAFGAMLAGVDYLATNVLGHAGAATVLFVCFVGPALLLTPAWAALGAKVGKKSGYVAASVVLAVGALGASTAQVAPAALVYAAVVLVGVGYAGCQVFPMAMLPDAAAVDARRSGTSRIGVYTGVWTAGETLGLALGPGVYAAVLALGGYRSSAGSDIAQPDSALIAITLGFSVLPALLALLSLLWLRRYSLTADDVDGTLTA, translated from the coding sequence ATGCAAGCCCGCCCGACCCTGCCGCTCGGCGTACGCCTCGGCTACGGCTCCGGCTCGGTGGCCACCGGCACGTTCGGCACCATCCCGGGCCTGATGCTGCTCCCCTACCTGACCGACACCCTCGGGATCGCAGCCCTGGCGGCCGGGTTCATCGTGTTCGCGCCGAAGGCGTGGGATGTGGTGCTGAACCCGATCGCGGGCCGGATCAGCGACCGGACGGTGGACCCGCGGGGGCCGCGGCGGCCCTGGTTGCGCCGGGCGGGGGTCGCGCTGGCGGTGGCGTTCGCGCTGCTGTTCGCGGCGCCGTCGATGGCCACCGGGCTCGAGGCGCTGTGGGTGCTGGTCCTGTTCCTGGCATGCGCGACGGCGTACGCGTTCTTCCAGGTGCCCTATGTCGCCATGCCCGCCGAGCTGACCGACTCGTACGACGAGCGGACCCGGCTGATGACCTGGCGGGTCGCGATCCTGGCGTTGACCATCCTGCTCGCCGGCGCGAGCGCGCCGATGATCCGCGACGCCGTCGGCGGCCGTGAGGGCTATCGGCTCATGGGCGTGGCGATGGCGGTGCTCATCCTGATCGGGGTGTTCAGTGCGTACGTAGGCACCCGCCGCGCGCCGGTCCGCACCGTCGAGCCCGGTGCGGGCAGCCTGCGCGATCAGCTGAAGATCGTGGCGGCGGCGCCCGACTTCCGGCGCCTGCTGATCACGTTCGTGATCCAGGCCGTCGCTTTCGGCGCGATGCTGGCGGGCGTCGACTACCTGGCCACCAACGTGCTCGGCCATGCGGGCGCGGCGACCGTGCTGTTCGTCTGCTTCGTAGGCCCCGCGCTGCTGCTCACCCCCGCCTGGGCGGCGCTCGGAGCCAAGGTCGGCAAGAAGAGCGGGTACGTCGCCGCCTCGGTCGTCCTCGCCGTCGGCGCGTTGGGCGCCTCGACCGCCCAGGTGGCCCCGGCTGCCCTGGTCTACGCCGCGGTGGTCCTGGTCGGCGTCGGGTACGCCGGGTGCCAGGTCTTCCCGATGGCGATGCTCCCCGACGCGGCCGCCGTCGACGCCCGCCGCAGCGGCACGAGCCGGATCGGCGTCTACACCGGCGTCTGGACCGCCGGCGAGACACTCGGGCTGGCGCTCGGGCCCGGGGTCTACGCCGCGGTGCTCGCCCTCGGCGGCTACCGTTCCTCGGCCGGGAGCGACATCGCCCAGCCCGACTCGGCGCTGATTGCGATCACGCTCGGCTTCTCGGTGCTGCCGGCGCTCCTGGCGCTCCTCAGCCTGCTGTGGCTGAGGCGCTACTCACTCACTGCCGACGACGTGGATGGAACCCTGACCGCATGA
- a CDS encoding pyridoxal phosphate-dependent decarboxylase family protein, with protein sequence MTDALTQLRSMQSADLPVHGGRTLAYVYDSGLPDIDRIGREAVAAYAGSNGLDPTAFPSLLRMETEVVGMTADLLEAPETVVGTVTSGGTESVLLAVQTARDAHPGIERPRMVLPATAHAAFHKAAHYFGVEPVLVPVGPDFRADAAAMTAAMDDRTVLVVASAPSYAQGVVDPVSAIAAAAAERGIRCHVDACIGGWVLPYAARLGRDVPAWTFAVEGVTSISVDLHKYAYAPKGTSVLLHRTPQLRRPQFFASAAWPGYTMLNSTMQSTKSGGPVAGAWAVMRSVGDDGYERLTRDVFEAVDRIRAGIGEMPELTEVSVPDSTLIAVRTDASCDPFTVCDEMATRGWYVQPQMSYAGAPATIHLSVSAATLPHVPEFLEALGEAVAAAVAGGPVTVDPGVAEFIASLDPLTLSDDDFDGLLVAAGLIGADSGDPSTSSGHRLALPQRMAEVNAMLDLATPAMREALLVAFLDRLTRPRRR encoded by the coding sequence ATGACCGACGCCCTGACCCAGCTCCGCTCGATGCAGTCCGCCGACCTGCCTGTGCACGGTGGCCGGACCCTCGCCTACGTCTACGACTCCGGCCTGCCCGACATCGACCGGATCGGTCGCGAGGCGGTGGCGGCCTACGCGGGCTCCAACGGCCTGGACCCGACCGCGTTCCCCAGCCTGCTCCGGATGGAGACCGAGGTGGTCGGCATGACCGCCGATCTCCTCGAGGCCCCCGAGACCGTGGTCGGCACGGTCACCTCCGGTGGCACCGAGTCGGTGCTGCTCGCGGTGCAGACCGCACGCGACGCCCATCCCGGGATCGAGCGGCCGCGGATGGTGCTGCCGGCGACCGCGCACGCGGCCTTCCACAAGGCCGCCCACTACTTCGGGGTCGAGCCGGTGCTCGTCCCGGTCGGGCCCGACTTCCGAGCGGATGCGGCCGCGATGACCGCGGCGATGGACGACCGCACCGTGCTGGTCGTCGCCTCGGCGCCGTCCTACGCGCAAGGCGTCGTCGACCCGGTCTCCGCGATCGCGGCGGCCGCGGCCGAGCGCGGGATCCGGTGCCATGTCGACGCCTGCATCGGCGGCTGGGTGCTGCCCTACGCTGCCCGGCTTGGTCGCGACGTACCGGCATGGACGTTCGCGGTCGAGGGCGTCACCTCGATCTCCGTCGACCTGCACAAGTACGCCTACGCCCCCAAGGGCACCTCGGTGCTGCTGCACCGCACCCCGCAGCTGCGCCGGCCGCAGTTCTTCGCCTCCGCCGCGTGGCCGGGCTACACCATGCTCAACTCCACGATGCAGTCGACGAAGTCGGGTGGTCCCGTGGCCGGTGCCTGGGCGGTGATGCGCTCCGTGGGCGATGACGGCTACGAGCGGCTCACCCGCGACGTCTTCGAGGCCGTGGACCGCATCCGCGCCGGGATCGGCGAGATGCCCGAGCTCACCGAGGTCAGCGTTCCGGACTCCACGCTGATCGCCGTCAGGACCGACGCGAGCTGTGACCCGTTCACGGTCTGCGACGAGATGGCGACCCGCGGCTGGTACGTCCAGCCGCAGATGTCCTACGCCGGTGCGCCCGCCACCATCCACCTGTCGGTGAGCGCCGCGACGCTGCCCCACGTACCTGAGTTCCTCGAGGCTCTGGGCGAGGCGGTCGCGGCCGCCGTGGCGGGCGGTCCGGTCACGGTCGACCCCGGCGTCGCTGAGTTCATCGCGAGCCTCGACCCGCTCACCCTCTCCGACGACGACTTCGACGGCCTGCTGGTCGCGGCGGGCCTGATCGGCGCCGACTCAGGCGACCCTTCGACAAGCTCAGGACACCGCCTCGCGCTGCCGCAGAGGATGGCCGAGGTCAATGCGATGCTCGACCTGGCCACCCCTGCGATGCGCGAGGCGCTTCTCGTAGCCTTCCTGGACCGGTTGACCCGGCCTAGGCGGCGTTGA
- a CDS encoding DUF3618 domain-containing protein, producing the protein MTHDSTRPVDAHDDTGIAAVEADLDSTRHELADTLDELATRLDVKTRSKDKVHEVKQQAQVAAGSRDVQIRGGIAVAAVITVILLLAKRKRRVNAA; encoded by the coding sequence ATGACGCACGACTCCACCAGGCCCGTGGACGCCCATGACGACACCGGCATCGCCGCTGTCGAGGCCGACCTGGACTCCACCCGGCACGAGCTCGCCGACACCCTCGACGAGCTCGCCACCCGGCTGGACGTCAAGACACGGAGCAAGGACAAGGTCCACGAGGTGAAGCAGCAGGCGCAGGTGGCCGCTGGATCCCGAGACGTACAGATCCGGGGCGGCATCGCTGTCGCGGCCGTGATCACCGTGATCCTGCTGCTGGCCAAGAGGAAGCGCCGCGTCAACGCCGCCTAG
- a CDS encoding phage holin family protein, producing the protein MTTHQTNAHQTGTTPQTGTAHTGGAHTGTTHQNDASMGELVSRLSEEMSHLVRGEFELARLELTEKAKHTGRGAGAFGAAGLVALYGVGVLIATAILALALVLDAWLAALLVGVVLLAIAGIMAMVGKKEVSEGAPMKPERATENIKRDVEAVKQHGRPDDHTARRTP; encoded by the coding sequence GTGACTACGCATCAGACGAACGCCCATCAGACCGGCACCACGCCTCAGACCGGCACCGCCCACACCGGCGGCGCCCACACCGGCACCACCCATCAGAACGACGCATCGATGGGTGAGCTCGTATCGCGGCTCTCGGAAGAGATGTCTCACCTCGTACGAGGTGAGTTCGAGCTCGCCCGCCTCGAGCTGACCGAGAAGGCCAAGCACACCGGCAGGGGTGCCGGGGCCTTCGGCGCCGCCGGCCTGGTGGCGCTGTACGGAGTGGGTGTCCTGATCGCCACGGCGATCCTGGCCCTGGCTCTGGTCCTCGACGCCTGGCTGGCCGCGCTGCTGGTCGGGGTCGTGCTCCTGGCCATCGCCGGCATCATGGCCATGGTCGGGAAGAAGGAGGTCTCCGAGGGAGCTCCGATGAAGCCCGAACGCGCCACCGAGAACATCAAGCGGGACGTCGAGGCCGTCAAGCAGCATGGTCGACCCGACGACCACACCGCGAGGAGGACGCCATGA
- a CDS encoding TetR/AcrR family transcriptional regulator → MAQEGRSYGGLTREERDAQRRQRLLAAAKEIIGTKGYAASTIPGLCAASKVSTRHFYELYPGKEDLFVDLYDRITADSYARVAASLRATAGEPIFERVPAAMLAYLDPMLKDTRVARIAFVEIVGASPRIEKLRLGYRETLVEIVSTECAAAVRRGEIRDRDWRFAALALVGAVTAIVYDWALHQPRSSRETLENQLAELALVLFISDQVYLPGSSGYRPDVQR, encoded by the coding sequence ATGGCGCAGGAGGGCCGCTCGTACGGCGGGCTGACTCGCGAGGAGCGTGACGCCCAGCGCCGCCAGCGGCTCCTCGCGGCCGCCAAGGAGATCATCGGCACGAAGGGCTACGCGGCGAGCACGATCCCGGGTCTGTGCGCCGCCTCGAAGGTGTCGACGCGGCACTTCTACGAGCTCTATCCCGGCAAGGAGGACCTCTTCGTCGACCTCTACGACCGGATCACCGCCGACTCCTACGCACGGGTGGCGGCATCCTTGCGGGCCACCGCAGGTGAGCCGATCTTCGAGCGGGTGCCGGCGGCGATGCTGGCCTATCTCGACCCGATGCTCAAGGACACCCGTGTCGCCCGGATCGCGTTCGTGGAGATCGTGGGCGCGAGCCCACGTATCGAGAAGCTCCGGCTCGGCTATCGCGAGACCCTCGTCGAGATCGTGAGCACCGAGTGCGCCGCAGCCGTACGCCGGGGCGAGATCCGCGACCGCGACTGGCGCTTCGCGGCGCTGGCGCTCGTGGGCGCCGTGACCGCCATCGTCTACGACTGGGCGCTGCACCAGCCGCGCTCGAGCCGCGAGACGCTCGAGAACCAGCTCGCCGAGCTCGCGCTCGTCCTCTTCATCTCCGACCAAGTGTATCTCCCCGGGTCATCTGGGTACCGGCCGGACGTACAACGATGA